A window of Halobellus sp. LT62 contains these coding sequences:
- a CDS encoding antitoxin VapB family protein: MGTKQIRVSEDLYARIESEKRPGETLSDALERLVDDYTLLEFADDMAELREDHWDPDELETALEESDEENREELEEQLP; encoded by the coding sequence ATGGGAACGAAACAGATCCGGGTGAGCGAAGACCTCTACGCGCGGATCGAATCGGAGAAACGACCGGGAGAGACGCTGAGTGACGCGCTCGAACGACTGGTCGACGACTACACGCTCCTCGAGTTCGCCGACGATATGGCTGAACTGCGCGAGGATCATTGGGATCCGGACGAACTCGAAACCGCGCTTGAGGAGTCCGACGAGGAGAACCGCGAGGAGCTTGAGGAACAGCTCCCGTGA
- a CDS encoding thymidine kinase, producing MHAITNSGWIEVVTGSMFSGKTEEVLRRLRRAEIAGQEVAVFKPGIDDRYGETTVGSHAGRQWDASVVANEGDDVWEIREHLNGEDVVAIDEANFFAPELVDVCQQLAADGRRVIVSGIDQTYRGEPFDPLPQLMAVAEYVDKLQAICALCGEPATRNQRLVDGEPAHVDEPTIVVGADESYEARCRNCHTLRRD from the coding sequence ATGCACGCCATCACGAACAGCGGGTGGATCGAAGTCGTCACGGGGTCGATGTTCTCGGGGAAGACCGAGGAGGTCCTCCGGCGACTTCGGCGCGCGGAGATCGCGGGCCAAGAGGTCGCGGTGTTCAAGCCCGGCATCGACGACCGCTACGGGGAGACCACCGTCGGGTCGCACGCGGGTCGCCAGTGGGACGCGAGCGTCGTTGCCAACGAGGGCGACGACGTCTGGGAGATCCGAGAGCACCTCAACGGCGAAGACGTCGTCGCGATCGACGAGGCGAACTTCTTCGCCCCGGAGCTCGTCGACGTCTGCCAGCAGTTGGCCGCCGACGGCCGTCGCGTCATCGTTTCGGGCATCGACCAGACCTACCGGGGAGAGCCGTTCGATCCCCTCCCGCAGCTGATGGCCGTCGCCGAGTACGTCGACAAGTTGCAGGCGATCTGCGCGCTGTGCGGTGAACCCGCGACGCGGAACCAGCGCCTCGTCGACGGCGAACCCGCACACGTCGACGAACCGACCATCGTCGTCGGGGCCGACGAGTCCTACGAGGCGCGGTGCCGGAACTGTCATACCCTCCGGCGCGACTAG
- a CDS encoding OB-fold nucleic acid binding domain-containing protein, translated as MDWITHDEDVWFDFRGNSPKQLTPGRFYKGTVDGFADFGVFVDLAPGVTGLLHRSELDRRLESLDWDSGDTVFVQVKNVRSNGNIDLGWSIRQSESEFRGARVHDPEGDADGDAIETDENDGPDPVKKKPKGASTKSRTGNGTEAAAKGGPSTAENETGNDESEGSSGDATEGAFEFDSETADDETADEDEAAGEERDAAGSDDVEDEVPSEDDEEPERVSVDSLGDRVGDLVRIEGEIVGARQTGGPTIFEIRDETGVVDCAAFVEAGVRAYPEIDEGDVVRLDGEVELRRGELQVETEDLTELTDDEADAVAQRLEDALSEKARPESVEPLAEDDAVDAITEQLADAAEAIRAAVLESRPIVVRHAATADGYVAGAAIERAVLPLIREEHARADAEYHFFTRRPLDDPVYGMDAATNDVTRMLQDNERHDEKLPLVVLVGVGGTTDSLDGLGLLGVYGASKVVIDAEAVDAEIEDEASVLVSPSLAEVDAADLSTGALGANVAGAVNADVTDDLAHLPAVSYWEGAPQAYLDLADGAGYDADRTRELREAVALEAYYQSYQDKRELITDLLFEDDGGLAGHVSEQYRIKLDDEVETAEANLESREIDGVDVAVLDADSYSHQFDFPPTSLLADALHRQAEDERSVTVVYSTDELFVRSDADVDVRAAAADAREAVPEGGITAVGIRQNRVEFLSGAREDVVDAVTEAVVDQL; from the coding sequence ATGGATTGGATTACGCACGACGAAGATGTCTGGTTCGATTTCAGGGGAAATTCCCCAAAACAACTCACGCCGGGGCGGTTTTATAAGGGTACCGTCGATGGATTCGCGGATTTCGGCGTTTTCGTCGATCTCGCGCCCGGGGTCACCGGGCTCCTACACCGCAGCGAACTCGACCGTCGCCTCGAAAGCCTCGATTGGGACTCGGGCGACACCGTCTTCGTCCAAGTGAAGAACGTCCGAAGCAACGGGAACATCGACCTCGGCTGGTCGATCCGGCAGTCCGAATCGGAGTTCCGCGGCGCTCGCGTCCACGACCCCGAGGGCGACGCCGACGGCGACGCAATCGAAACAGACGAGAACGACGGGCCGGACCCGGTGAAAAAGAAACCGAAGGGAGCCTCGACGAAGTCCCGAACGGGAAACGGGACTGAGGCGGCGGCGAAAGGGGGGCCGTCGACCGCTGAGAACGAGACCGGAAATGACGAGTCAGAAGGGAGCTCGGGAGACGCCACAGAGGGCGCGTTCGAGTTCGACAGCGAGACCGCAGACGACGAGACCGCAGACGAGGACGAGGCCGCAGGCGAAGAGCGCGACGCGGCGGGCTCGGACGACGTTGAGGACGAGGTCCCGAGCGAGGACGACGAGGAGCCCGAACGCGTCTCCGTCGATTCGCTGGGCGACCGCGTCGGCGACCTCGTCCGCATCGAGGGCGAAATCGTGGGCGCGCGCCAGACCGGCGGCCCGACGATCTTCGAGATCCGAGACGAGACCGGCGTCGTCGACTGCGCGGCGTTCGTTGAGGCGGGCGTCCGCGCCTACCCCGAGATCGACGAGGGCGACGTCGTCCGGCTCGACGGCGAGGTCGAACTCCGACGGGGCGAACTGCAAGTCGAGACCGAGGACCTGACCGAACTCACCGACGACGAGGCCGACGCGGTCGCCCAGCGGCTCGAGGACGCCCTCTCCGAAAAGGCGCGTCCCGAGTCGGTCGAACCGCTCGCCGAGGACGACGCCGTCGACGCCATCACCGAGCAGCTCGCCGACGCCGCCGAGGCGATCCGCGCGGCCGTGTTGGAGTCGCGACCGATCGTCGTCCGCCACGCCGCCACCGCCGACGGCTACGTCGCCGGCGCGGCCATCGAGCGGGCAGTGCTCCCGCTCATCCGCGAGGAGCACGCCCGCGCGGACGCGGAGTATCACTTCTTCACGCGCCGGCCGCTCGACGACCCCGTCTACGGGATGGACGCGGCGACGAACGACGTGACGCGGATGCTACAGGACAACGAGAGACACGACGAGAAGCTCCCGCTCGTCGTCCTCGTCGGCGTCGGCGGCACGACCGACTCCCTCGACGGCCTCGGACTGCTCGGCGTCTACGGCGCGTCCAAGGTCGTCATCGACGCCGAGGCGGTCGACGCGGAGATCGAAGACGAGGCGAGCGTGCTCGTCTCGCCGAGTCTCGCCGAGGTCGACGCGGCCGACCTCTCGACGGGCGCGCTCGGCGCGAACGTCGCCGGGGCCGTCAACGCCGACGTGACAGACGACCTCGCACACCTCCCCGCCGTGAGCTACTGGGAGGGCGCACCGCAGGCCTACCTCGATCTCGCGGACGGCGCGGGATACGACGCCGACCGGACCCGCGAACTCCGCGAGGCCGTCGCGCTCGAAGCGTACTACCAGTCCTACCAGGACAAGCGAGAGCTCATCACCGACCTCCTGTTCGAGGACGACGGCGGCCTCGCCGGACACGTCTCCGAGCAGTACCGGATCAAACTCGACGACGAGGTCGAAACAGCCGAGGCGAATCTCGAATCCCGCGAAATCGATGGTGTCGACGTCGCCGTCCTCGACGCCGACTCCTACAGCCACCAGTTCGACTTCCCGCCGACGTCGCTGCTCGCCGACGCGCTGCACCGGCAGGCCGAGGACGAACGGTCGGTGACGGTCGTCTACTCGACGGACGAACTGTTCGTCCGCTCGGACGCCGACGTCGACGTCCGCGCCGCGGCCGCTGACGCCCGGGAAGCGGTTCCGGAGGGCGGAATCACGGCGGTCGGGATCCGACAGAACCGCGTCGAGTTCCTCTCTGGTGCGCGCGAGGACGTCGTCGACGCCGTCACCGAGGCGGTCGTCGACCAGCTCTGA
- a CDS encoding DoxX family protein encodes MTFGNVAILGFQAVLGLVGLGVGGAKVTHQEDQVEDFQRFGYPQWFRIVTGLVEIGAGIGLLVGLLWRPELAWVGGLLLSGVMVGAVVTHIRTGDPPSKTAIPAVLFLLTAGMLTIRYFVPV; translated from the coding sequence ATGACCTTTGGGAACGTCGCAATCCTCGGCTTTCAAGCCGTCCTCGGACTTGTTGGTCTCGGTGTCGGAGGGGCGAAGGTCACCCACCAGGAAGACCAGGTGGAAGATTTCCAGCGGTTCGGGTATCCACAGTGGTTCCGGATCGTTACTGGCCTGGTTGAAATCGGGGCCGGGATCGGTCTGCTCGTGGGACTGCTATGGAGGCCTGAATTAGCGTGGGTAGGCGGCCTCCTTCTCAGTGGAGTTATGGTTGGAGCAGTGGTGACCCACATTCGCACCGGTGATCCACCGTCAAAGACAGCTATTCCTGCGGTCCTGTTTCTCCTCACAGCAGGGATGCTGACAATCCGCTATTTCGTTCCAGTATAG
- a CDS encoding Zn-dependent oxidoreductase, whose amino-acid sequence MSQNDSAREVACTLTEEQEADRSEEVQELLISHYLGYQDSEDGVEIRFEGTDESLRALAQFTADELQCCSFAEYTITVSPPYEETVLTVTGPEGTRQMFREGFVEKLGEESASVGRSA is encoded by the coding sequence ATGAGTCAAAACGACTCAGCACGAGAGGTTGCGTGTACGCTCACTGAGGAACAGGAAGCAGACCGATCAGAGGAAGTTCAAGAACTTCTCATCTCGCACTATCTTGGATATCAGGACTCCGAAGACGGCGTCGAGATCCGATTCGAAGGCACCGATGAGTCACTCCGGGCGCTCGCTCAGTTTACTGCAGACGAGTTGCAATGCTGTTCGTTCGCCGAATACACGATTACCGTGTCGCCCCCGTACGAAGAAACGGTGCTGACTGTCACTGGCCCCGAAGGAACACGACAGATGTTCCGCGAGGGGTTTGTAGAAAAACTGGGGGAAGAGTCGGCGTCGGTCGGTCGATCCGCTTGA
- a CDS encoding NADPH-dependent FMN reductase: MSDQRSSSAVDVVAVCGSLRDESYTRRALERALDGVRDAGGTGEVLDLRAYDLPVFDADRDTQGDSAAVVRRIREADAVLLGTPMYHGSYSGVLKNALDYCGFDEFEGKTVGLLAVAGGGFPVSALEHLRSVCRALDAWVLPHQAALPNVSKRFDGDDIVDEGLDERVRVLGRRVVEYARIEPDPSTFEADENVGGEGR, from the coding sequence ATGTCCGATCAGCGGTCGTCCTCGGCGGTCGATGTCGTCGCCGTCTGCGGGAGCCTCCGCGACGAGAGCTACACGCGCCGCGCGCTCGAACGCGCGCTCGACGGCGTCCGCGACGCGGGCGGCACCGGCGAGGTGCTCGACCTCCGGGCGTACGACCTGCCGGTGTTTGACGCCGATCGGGACACCCAAGGCGACAGCGCGGCCGTCGTGCGTCGGATCCGAGAGGCCGACGCGGTGCTGTTGGGAACGCCGATGTACCACGGGTCGTACTCGGGCGTGCTGAAGAACGCGCTCGATTACTGCGGCTTCGACGAGTTCGAGGGCAAGACCGTGGGGCTGCTGGCGGTCGCCGGCGGCGGCTTTCCGGTCTCGGCGCTGGAGCATCTTCGATCCGTCTGTCGCGCTCTCGACGCGTGGGTCCTCCCGCACCAAGCGGCGCTGCCGAACGTCTCGAAGCGCTTCGACGGCGACGACATCGTCGACGAGGGCCTCGACGAGCGGGTTCGCGTGCTCGGCCGGCGCGTCGTCGAGTACGCGCGAATCGAACCGGATCCCTCGACCTTCGAGGCCGACGAGAACGTCGGCGGCGAGGGACGGTAG
- a CDS encoding glycosyltransferase: protein MAPPTSVLLPTNNRSPVIEELTAQLTASDELLIICDDETAPVAEHVAESPNTRLVIAGDPSGCSGKANAVAAGVEAAANDRIVWTDDDFEHPPDWLADLHRDYEQRGPVTELPFFVGRDPLATLLEPIYAIGGTFGTYQGDIVWGGAVMFDRDDIDVDSFLRDLRRSVSDDGILTEYLDVTPLRRTRIVPMGGSLRDTAERHVRFTQIVRWHDPAGFAVMSAIGSLSTVGALLYPLPALILLTLIQLGIYMTFGVRRWTFLLAYPATLVQVPLFAYALSRRTFVWGGRRYRWRSKFDVEIVE, encoded by the coding sequence ATGGCCCCGCCAACAAGCGTCCTCCTCCCAACAAACAATCGGTCGCCAGTCATCGAAGAACTGACTGCACAACTGACCGCCTCCGATGAACTACTGATTATTTGTGACGATGAGACGGCGCCCGTGGCGGAACACGTCGCTGAGTCTCCAAATACAAGACTGGTCATCGCTGGTGATCCAAGTGGCTGTTCGGGCAAGGCGAACGCAGTTGCCGCCGGCGTGGAGGCTGCCGCCAACGACCGAATTGTCTGGACCGACGACGACTTCGAGCATCCGCCTGATTGGCTGGCAGATCTCCACAGGGATTACGAGCAACGTGGTCCGGTAACTGAGCTGCCGTTCTTCGTTGGACGTGACCCGCTAGCTACCCTGTTGGAGCCGATTTATGCCATCGGAGGCACGTTCGGAACGTACCAGGGGGACATCGTGTGGGGTGGCGCTGTGATGTTCGACCGCGACGATATAGACGTGGACTCGTTCCTGCGTGACCTCCGCCGATCGGTGAGTGACGACGGTATTCTCACCGAGTATCTCGACGTTACGCCGCTCCGCCGGACGCGAATCGTTCCGATGGGTGGTTCTCTACGCGACACTGCTGAACGGCACGTCCGATTCACCCAGATCGTCCGGTGGCACGATCCAGCGGGGTTTGCGGTGATGAGCGCGATCGGATCGTTATCGACAGTCGGAGCGCTCCTCTACCCCCTTCCCGCGCTGATACTACTAACACTGATTCAACTCGGGATCTACATGACCTTCGGGGTACGTCGATGGACGTTCCTGCTGGCGTACCCCGCAACACTCGTGCAGGTGCCGCTCTTCGCGTACGCTCTGTCCCGGCGGACTTTCGTCTGGGGGGGCCGCCGCTATCGATGGCGTTCGAAGTTCGATGTAGAGATCGTCGAGTGA
- a CDS encoding PIN domain-containing protein — translation MILDTQYLGQLAVQDPDARELAEEIESTGSPRRIPSAVVAELFYGLGKMTDDETVARRSGTLRGKHAASDELKNLDGADSVVAAHGLLLDEPVVSNDTDFLDVEGLEVVTY, via the coding sequence GTGATTCTCGATACGCAGTATCTCGGACAGTTGGCCGTCCAAGATCCGGACGCCCGAGAATTGGCCGAAGAGATCGAATCCACCGGATCTCCGCGGCGAATCCCCTCGGCCGTCGTCGCAGAGCTCTTCTACGGCCTCGGGAAGATGACCGACGACGAGACGGTTGCCCGCCGATCGGGGACGCTTCGGGGCAAACACGCGGCCTCTGATGAACTGAAAAACCTCGATGGAGCCGATTCCGTTGTCGCCGCTCACGGACTGTTGCTCGACGAGCCTGTCGTCTCGAACGATACCGACTTTCTGGACGTCGAAGGGCTGGAAGTCGTTACGTACTGA
- the merB gene encoding organomercurial lyase produces the protein MKTAELPETVAENISRFYGESIESFDGMVAAIRNVVEGDGIAIDELCHVGGETPHYAKTDGETYYFRCFYDGIALAHLVDKPVEIRTEAPTNGSIEMRMSPQGDIDVIPSDAVMSFGVATDTDVPPGDVPTAQEIYEAVCPYVKAFHTRADYERWSEDVAATTIGIPLEAGVPIAAALTATSPSEVTE, from the coding sequence GTGAAGACTGCGGAACTCCCGGAGACCGTGGCAGAGAACATAAGTCGGTTCTACGGTGAGTCAATCGAATCCTTCGACGGCATGGTCGCAGCAATTCGGAACGTGGTCGAAGGAGATGGAATTGCCATTGACGAACTCTGCCACGTCGGGGGAGAAACTCCCCACTACGCGAAGACGGATGGCGAGACCTACTACTTCCGGTGTTTCTACGACGGAATCGCACTTGCACATCTCGTGGACAAACCCGTGGAGATCCGGACTGAAGCTCCTACGAACGGCTCTATTGAGATGCGGATGTCGCCTCAAGGCGATATTGATGTCATTCCGTCGGACGCGGTCATGTCGTTCGGCGTGGCAACTGATACCGACGTCCCTCCCGGCGATGTGCCAACCGCCCAAGAAATCTACGAGGCTGTCTGCCCGTACGTGAAGGCATTCCACACGCGTGCTGACTACGAACGCTGGTCGGAGGACGTGGCTGCCACCACGATCGGGATTCCGTTGGAAGCTGGAGTCCCGATAGCCGCTGCACTGACGGCGACGTCACCGTCAGAGGTTACAGAATGA
- a CDS encoding winged helix-turn-helix transcriptional regulator, giving the protein MADTPDTVTETPTSSDIDLDCLCPLDGVMDLLSRRYAMQLICVVGAIGPARYGDIEETFDGVSSSTLSTRLDELVEAGILTREQYAEIPPRVEYELTETGEELGQHLEPLLKWVEEIDEEEISTSQE; this is encoded by the coding sequence ATGGCAGATACCCCCGACACAGTAACTGAGACGCCTACCTCCTCAGATATCGATCTCGACTGTCTCTGTCCCTTGGATGGGGTGATGGATCTCCTCAGCCGTCGCTACGCGATGCAACTCATCTGCGTAGTCGGTGCGATCGGTCCAGCTCGATATGGGGACATCGAAGAGACGTTCGATGGAGTGAGTAGCTCGACACTCTCAACGAGACTTGACGAGCTGGTTGAGGCCGGGATTCTCACCCGTGAACAGTATGCGGAAATCCCTCCACGGGTCGAATATGAACTCACAGAAACCGGGGAAGAGTTAGGTCAACATCTGGAACCGCTTCTCAAGTGGGTAGAAGAAATTGATGAAGAGGAGATCTCGACCAGTCAGGAATAG
- a CDS encoding DUF6293 family protein: MSDRVHFIPVGFDFDRLIRPIAKGELEADRVILLTHEGTPEDDPTDRAAKLASNMTEKLERTFDLIDVEPEVEGINLKEMYEYETLYRRAHEYILEEIEDGNEVFVNISSMPRTVSFAFATAADSLITERQEDIGDIRERLHTYYVAPKEYLVLEMLDVLESAAETFDDLKEYEDLRVHQQYEDILDILDRVDESGVTEGTRENLDGKGRMYVEFPSSPASNVEGFEEDILRFLKGKGAFKSTSELAEQMAEEFNEEYDESFRSRVQYNVSKLDKKGYVSRTEIGNRHETELSTMGRMWVETH, translated from the coding sequence ATGAGTGACCGGGTCCATTTCATCCCTGTTGGATTCGACTTTGACCGTCTGATTCGGCCAATCGCGAAGGGGGAGCTGGAGGCCGACCGTGTTATTCTTCTGACTCACGAGGGGACACCCGAGGACGACCCGACCGATCGTGCCGCGAAACTCGCGTCGAATATGACCGAGAAGTTGGAGCGCACCTTCGACCTGATCGACGTCGAGCCCGAGGTCGAGGGGATCAATCTCAAGGAGATGTACGAGTACGAAACGCTCTATCGGCGAGCACACGAGTACATCTTGGAGGAAATTGAGGATGGGAACGAAGTGTTCGTCAATATTTCGTCGATGCCGCGTACAGTGTCGTTCGCGTTCGCCACGGCGGCTGACTCGTTGATTACGGAACGGCAGGAAGATATAGGGGACATCCGTGAGCGGCTCCACACGTACTACGTCGCTCCGAAGGAGTATCTGGTCCTGGAAATGCTCGACGTGTTGGAGAGTGCAGCTGAGACGTTTGACGACCTGAAGGAGTACGAGGATCTTCGAGTACACCAACAGTACGAGGACATCCTGGACATCCTGGACCGCGTCGACGAGAGCGGTGTGACTGAGGGGACGCGAGAAAATCTGGACGGGAAAGGACGAATGTACGTCGAGTTCCCCTCGTCTCCGGCAAGCAACGTCGAGGGATTCGAGGAGGACATCCTTCGATTCCTGAAGGGGAAGGGTGCGTTCAAGTCGACGTCTGAGCTCGCGGAACAGATGGCGGAAGAATTCAACGAAGAGTATGACGAGTCGTTCAGAAGCCGAGTGCAGTACAACGTGTCGAAGTTGGATAAGAAGGGATACGTGTCCCGGACGGAGATCGGAAATCGGCACGAGACAGAACTCTCTACTATGGGGCGAATGTGGGTGGAGACCCACTAA
- a CDS encoding Rdx family protein produces MTEVNIEYCVPCSPLEYAVETQETLLEEFGQDLDGVRLQPGHSGVFKVHTDDDLIWDKDDHDGEIDLETITEAVYDRAHAHA; encoded by the coding sequence ATGACGGAAGTCAACATCGAGTACTGTGTCCCGTGCAGCCCCCTCGAATACGCCGTCGAGACGCAGGAAACGTTACTCGAAGAGTTCGGCCAGGACCTCGACGGGGTTCGGCTCCAACCCGGTCACAGCGGCGTGTTCAAAGTCCATACTGACGACGACCTGATTTGGGACAAAGACGACCACGACGGCGAGATCGACTTGGAGACTATCACCGAGGCCGTCTACGACCGCGCGCACGCTCACGCCTAA
- a CDS encoding tyrosine-type recombinase/integrase — protein MELEPIDPETALELYIAEKEMELSKSTIRSHQSRLGHFVRWCDERDITNLNELTGRKLQEFRLWRRNDGDLCKVSVKTQIDTLRVFVRWLGTIDAVDPDLHVKVISPDVTPDENSRDVKLDAEDAEAILAHLETYEYASRPHVTIALLWHTMMRRGAARALDVDDYYPEEQCLELHHRPDSDTPIKNGIDGERFIGLSGWLCQLLDDWLRDRRPDVTDDYGREPLLATQYGRPSRTTIPKYAYRWSRPCAYGAECPHGRSPEDCEAVEQGHASKCPSSISPHAIRRGSITHHLKKDIPETAVSGRANVSQRVLEQHYDRRTQREKMEQRRQYLDQL, from the coding sequence ATGGAACTGGAACCAATCGACCCCGAAACGGCGCTGGAATTGTACATCGCAGAAAAAGAAATGGAGTTGTCCAAATCGACCATTCGGTCGCACCAGTCTCGACTCGGTCACTTCGTTCGGTGGTGCGACGAGCGTGACATCACTAACCTGAACGAGCTGACCGGACGAAAGCTCCAGGAGTTTCGTCTCTGGCGACGCAACGACGGCGACCTCTGTAAGGTAAGCGTGAAGACCCAGATAGACACGCTCCGTGTCTTCGTCCGGTGGCTCGGGACCATCGACGCGGTCGACCCCGACCTGCACGTCAAGGTGATCTCGCCGGACGTCACCCCGGACGAGAACAGCCGCGACGTGAAACTCGACGCCGAGGACGCGGAAGCGATTCTCGCGCACCTCGAGACGTACGAGTACGCGTCGCGACCGCACGTCACTATCGCGTTGCTCTGGCACACGATGATGCGTCGGGGCGCAGCGAGGGCGCTTGACGTCGACGACTATTACCCCGAAGAGCAGTGTCTCGAGCTCCACCACCGACCGGACTCGGACACGCCAATCAAGAACGGAATCGACGGCGAGCGCTTCATCGGGTTGTCCGGGTGGCTGTGCCAGCTGCTCGACGACTGGCTGCGGGATCGCCGGCCTGACGTGACGGACGACTACGGGCGCGAACCATTACTCGCGACACAGTACGGACGCCCGTCTAGGACGACGATCCCGAAGTATGCCTACCGGTGGTCGCGGCCCTGTGCGTACGGGGCGGAGTGTCCGCACGGGCGCAGTCCGGAAGACTGTGAAGCGGTGGAGCAGGGACACGCGTCGAAGTGTCCGTCTTCGATCAGTCCGCACGCGATCCGTCGTGGGAGTATAACGCACCATCTGAAGAAGGATATCCCGGAGACGGCTGTAAGTGGGCGGGCCAACGTCAGTCAGCGGGTGCTTGAGCAGCACTACGACCGACGGACGCAGCGGGAGAAGATGGAGCAACGGAGGCAGTATTTGGATCAGTTGTAA
- a CDS encoding YIP1 family protein: MTTWVENPSGGRERGPRGLARAWVEVLLRPEQFFRNGVAPGDQAPGLVFAVAVAVAYAIGLFAFVPGRIPSLAGGRVVSAVVALAVVALVIAPAVLHLTAALQTVILILAVRDRAGISETVQVIAYATAPCAVAGIPSPWLRFACALYGTALLVVGLRAVHGTTTTRAVVAAAVPAALLFGTAFGGIDAGRAVLRALGLI; the protein is encoded by the coding sequence GTGACGACGTGGGTCGAGAATCCGAGCGGCGGACGCGAGCGCGGACCGCGGGGACTCGCGCGGGCGTGGGTCGAAGTCCTCCTCCGACCGGAACAGTTCTTCCGAAACGGCGTCGCTCCCGGCGATCAGGCACCCGGCTTGGTCTTCGCTGTCGCCGTCGCCGTCGCGTACGCGATCGGTCTTTTCGCGTTCGTACCCGGGCGGATCCCCTCTCTCGCGGGCGGACGGGTGGTGTCGGCCGTCGTCGCTCTCGCGGTCGTGGCGCTGGTCATCGCGCCGGCGGTGCTGCACCTGACCGCCGCGCTCCAGACGGTGATCCTGATCCTCGCGGTCCGCGACCGCGCGGGGATTAGCGAGACCGTGCAGGTGATCGCGTACGCGACGGCCCCCTGCGCCGTCGCCGGGATCCCGTCGCCGTGGCTCCGATTCGCCTGTGCGCTGTACGGGACCGCGCTGCTCGTCGTCGGGCTTCGAGCGGTTCACGGGACGACGACGACCCGTGCGGTCGTTGCGGCCGCGGTCCCGGCGGCGCTACTGTTCGGCACCGCGTTCGGCGGCATCGACGCCGGCAGGGCCGTACTCCGTGCGCTGGGGCTGATCTGA